A part of Vespula pensylvanica isolate Volc-1 chromosome 20, ASM1446617v1, whole genome shotgun sequence genomic DNA contains:
- the LOC122636123 gene encoding V-type proton ATPase subunit S1: MTVPRRTLILTFLIIVLCNIFTARCNIFSGDAVPVLLWGSSPEFDFRPSAVNPLSKTSQAEFNQILNSKTDNLQPPLLVFVKDSLCVEDLTQHKEDLRQVTNRSLLAYLPAVENPLSVFEDFPSYNRSYDDNVDSVSDSQLVIKPITTLDAISEIYRSIKDSSPNLIAALTGRSCSYSRSERIRRATVDNNSDTYKSKDFNPNASVMIYSCNISKNSNEFIVRGEKVLLYGSQLPSIKIKDMDFKNLSSITSCKEILDQFNNINLTLTFNGIDNNMEQVVLDFNIKNPSSGYYSMKSVIYKPNNANPEVLTSKLDIVFPFNFSYHCSNEIIFSENTTILKIPNMQIQVDAKKFGDAYDCVNFTTIPIWTGIFVTAMLGSIMIWAIIMIMDIRTMDRFDDPKGKTITISALE, translated from the exons atgACAGTACCACGTCGTACcttaattttaacttttttaattatagtattgtgtaatatttttacggcaagatgtaatattttttcgggCGATGCAGTACCTGTATTATTATGGGGTAGCTCACCCGAGTTTGATTTTCGTCCAAGTGCAGTTAATCCACTTTCGAAAACCTCTCAAGCggaatttaatcaaattttgaATAGTAAAACGGATAATTTGCAACCACCACTTCTTGTTTTTGTGAAAGATAGTTTATGTGTTGAAGATCTCACGCAACACAAAGAA GATCTTCGACAAGTGACAAACAGAAGTTTATTGGCGTACTTGCCTGCAGTTGAAAATCCCCTTTCTGTATTCGAAGATTTTCCTTCATATAATCGAAGTTATGATGATAATGTAGACTCTGTATCAGATAGCCAGTTGGTAATTAAACCAATCACAACTTTAGATGCTATTTCTGAAATATATAGAAGTATCAAAGATTCTAGTCCAAATTTAATTGCCGCACTTACTGGAAGATCTTGCAGTTATAGTCGTTCTGAACGCATAAGAAGAGCAACCGTAGACAATAATTCTGATacatataaaagtaaagattTTAATCCAAATGCTTCAGTTATGATATATAGTTGTAATATAAGTAAGAATTCTAACGAGTTCATTGTCAGAGGAGAAAAAGTACTTTTATATGGAAGTCAGCTTCCATCTATAAag ATTAAAGACATGGATTTCAAAAATCTTTCCAGTATAACTTCGTGTAAAGAAATTTTGGAtcaatttaacaatattaatttaactttaacATTTAACGGAATTGATAATAACATGGAACAGGTAGTCCTTgactttaatattaaaaatccatCATCTGGGTATTATTCTATGAAAAGTGTAATTTATAAACCAAATAATGCGAATCCTGAGGTTTTAACGTCTAAACTAGATATAGtatttccatttaatttttcttatcattgctcaaatgaaataatattttctgaaaataCTACTATATTAAAAATCCCAAATATGCAAATACAAGTTGATGCTAAGAAATTTGGAGATGCATATGATTGTGTTAATTTTACTACAATTCCAATTTGGACAGGAATTTTTGTTACTGCCATGTTAGGTTCGATTATGATTTGGGCAATCATAATGATTATGGATATTCGTACTATGGATAGATTTGATGATCCAAAAGGTAAAACTATTACTATTTCTGCTCTAGAATga
- the LOC122636120 gene encoding tektin-3-like — MNNTKTGNDKKETIFYSQLQPWSTVGVLPCMEQIAGPPIPVRVGEFYKTPRPHPWRPTLGYEIIEASPLPEQPITNQLVDACYMPGGMATEAMKFPNLVTGFDRNPSHAARTALYTRYTPYDWVQNQIRLYNEANANRNHSENLRKDTARLMREADERVQEGQMDTGRKLGERITDTSFWRNEVNSELQRLIIENGKMQDCRRNLQQTIQNLEGQLHIAQECLYYRESRTGNDLVHDQAENALLKEVETVRNCQKNLEQFTEKCINQLSDGRAVQNQLEIDIRNKEVALGIDTMCHQLNNFSRGLQYYGGIEKYDSSVTEAESWAEASNNTVKKSQSERSKSNQLRNNIESAINGVGHDMWEAWGETNNALGRRAAEMLEAKGKVQSHLYKIQEELFYIEKNLQLMQKAIADKSSALKVAHTRLEARSHRPEAESCKDYAQLRMVKEVETINAMIHDMNLKLQTFEAQHQQLLSTRANLETDLKSKVDALFIDREKCLGLRRTYPMASAIKF; from the exons ATGAATAATACGAAGACAGGAAATgacaagaaagaaactatattttattct CAACTTCAACCATGGAGCACGGTGGGAGTACTTCCTTGCATGGAACAAATTGCTGGACCACCAATTCCGGTCAGAGTTGGAGAATTTTACAAAACACCCCGTCCACATCCTTGGAGACCAACATTGGGTTATGAAATTATAGAAGCATCACCCTT ACCTGAGCAACCTATAACGAATCAACTCGTGGATGCATGCTATATGCCAGGCGGCATGGCAACAGAAGCCATGAAATTTCCAAATCTAGTAACCGGCTTTGATAGAAATCCTTCTCATGCAGCACGTACTGCATTATACACAAGATATACTCCATATGATTGGGTACAGAATCAAATCAGACTTTATAATGAAGCAAATGCTAATAGAAATCATTCAGAGAACTTACGAAAGGATACTGCACGACTCATGCG AGAAGCAGATGAAAGAGTACAAGAAGGGCAAATGGATACAGGACGTAAATTAGGTGAAAGAATTACAGATACTTCATTTTGGCGAAATGAAGTAAATTCAGAATTGCAAAGATTGATAatcgaaaatggaaaaatgcAAGATTGTCGTCGAAATTTACAACAAACAATTCAAAATCTTGAAGGACAATTACACATAGCTCAAGAATGTCTCTATTATCGCGAATCTCGGACAG gTAATGATTTAGTGCACGATCAGGCTGAAAATGCACTTCTTAAAGAAGTTGAAACTGTAAGAAATTGTCAGAAGAATTTAGAACAATTTacagaaaaatgtataaaccAA CTTTCTGATGGCAGAGCAGTACAAAATCAATTAGAAattgatataagaaataaagaagttgCACTTGGCATTGATACTATGTGTCATCAGTTAAACAATTTTAGTCGTGGCTTACAATATTATGGTGGTATTGAAAAATACGATTCTAg TGTCACAGAAGCTGAGTCATGGGCAGAAGCATCAAATAATACAGTCAAAAAATCCCAATCTGAGAGATCAAAGTCTAATCAACTTCGAAATAACATCGAGAGTGCTATAAATGGAGTTGGGCATGACATGTGGGAAGCCTGGGGTGAAACTAATAATGCATTAGGCAGAAGAGCAGCAGAAATGCTAGAAGCAAAGGGGAAAGTGCAGTCACATTTATACAAA ATTCAAGAAGAACTTTtctatattgaaaaaaatctacAATTGATGCAGAAAGCAATTGCAGATAAAAGTAGTGCTTTAAAAGTCGCACATACACGCCTTGAAGCCAGATCACATAGACCTGAAGCTGAATCATGTAAAGACTATGCTCAACTTAG AATGGTGAAAGAAGTAGAAACAATAAACGCAATGATACATGATATGAACTTGAAATTACAAACTTTTGAAGCTCAACATCAGCAATTATTGTCTACAAGAGCTAATTTAGAAACAGATTTAAAATCCAAAGTAGATGCGTTGTtcatagatagagaaaagtgTCTGGGTTTAAGACGAACTTATCCAATGGCATCAGctatcaaattttaa